One Streptomyces sp. NBC_01237 genomic region harbors:
- the mycP gene encoding type VII secretion-associated serine protease mycosin, giving the protein MSIGNKHTARARVVITAAVGLLLAGTAASAHADSMRSKQWHLDAMKAEEMWKASTGEGVTVAVIDSGVDDSNPDLRGRVLKGKDLAADTPGDEHTDTDGHGTGMAGLIAGTGERGGGVGAFGLAPGAKILPIRLTASDKANNQAEAWKDFNESAPDAIRYAADSGAKVINISLAVAQGSEQLTDSVKYALGKGSLIFAGVGNDAESGNALMYPAATPGVVGVGAIGRDLTKTKVSQYGPQVDLSAPGEDMIHACGGGTGMCETSGTSDATALASASAALIWSKHPDWTNNQVLRVMLNTAGGPVSGDERTDAIGYGIVRPRIALKTPGDPGPADEYPLPDLAAAESAKPSAEPSPAKGGSEANETPAAAAPATDDEGGNTALWVGLGVGAAALIGGAVAVAVVRSRRRSAATSAVPPYQQSQLTYPGYGPPSGAPEGQPPYGGPPAQGPRS; this is encoded by the coding sequence ATGTCCATCGGCAACAAGCACACGGCGCGCGCCCGCGTGGTAATCACAGCTGCAGTGGGCCTGCTATTGGCAGGGACAGCCGCATCGGCCCACGCGGATTCCATGCGGTCAAAGCAGTGGCATCTCGATGCAATGAAGGCCGAAGAGATGTGGAAAGCAAGTACAGGGGAAGGCGTCACGGTTGCCGTAATTGACAGTGGGGTTGACGACTCGAACCCCGACCTGAGGGGGCGTGTGCTGAAGGGAAAGGATCTGGCAGCGGATACGCCAGGGGACGAGCACACCGACACAGACGGTCATGGCACGGGCATGGCAGGTCTGATTGCTGGGACGGGTGAGAGGGGGGGAGGCGTCGGGGCCTTCGGCCTGGCCCCTGGCGCGAAAATCCTTCCGATCAGGCTGACTGCGTCTGATAAGGCGAATAACCAGGCAGAGGCGTGGAAGGATTTTAACGAATCTGCGCCTGACGCTATTCGCTACGCGGCTGACTCCGGCGCAAAGGTCATCAACATTTCCCTTGCCGTCGCTCAGGGCTCAGAGCAGCTTACGGATTCTGTGAAGTATGCCTTGGGCAAGGGGTCCTTGATTTTCGCCGGTGTTGGAAATGATGCTGAAAGCGGGAACGCTCTCATGTATCCGGCGGCAACGCCCGGCGTCGTGGGTGTCGGTGCCATTGGGCGCGACCTCACCAAGACGAAGGTGTCTCAGTACGGACCGCAGGTAGATCTTTCAGCTCCCGGCGAAGACATGATTCATGCCTGTGGAGGAGGGACGGGTATGTGTGAGACGAGCGGTACCAGCGATGCGACCGCCCTTGCCTCCGCCTCCGCCGCCCTGATTTGGTCCAAGCACCCCGACTGGACCAATAACCAGGTCCTGCGCGTCATGCTCAACACGGCCGGTGGGCCAGTCAGTGGTGATGAGCGCACCGATGCCATCGGCTATGGCATCGTCCGTCCCCGCATCGCCCTGAAGACCCCGGGCGACCCGGGTCCCGCCGATGAGTACCCGCTTCCCGACCTTGCCGCAGCCGAGTCCGCCAAGCCCTCTGCCGAGCCGTCGCCGGCCAAGGGCGGCTCCGAGGCGAACGAGACCCCGGCCGCCGCTGCCCCCGCCACCGACGACGAGGGGGGCAACACGGCGCTCTGGGTCGGACTCGGTGTCGGGGCGGCCGCTCTCATTGGTGGCGCCGTGGCCGTCGCGGTCGTCCGGTCGCGCCGCCGTAGTGCGGCCACTTCCGCCGTGCCGCCGTACCAGCAGAGTCAGCTGACCTACCCGGGCTACGGCCCGCCCTCGGGAGCGCCGGAAGGGCAGCCCCCGTACGGCGGCCCGCCTGCACAGGGCCCGCGTTCCTGA
- a CDS encoding WXG100 family type VII secretion target, with product MGTSFENMSHEQMLAWLDQANSGAVQGAADRLLSAAKKIREIGEDLKVRPQMVEWKGEGADAFRTWSADLANSTLRLGKYSEGASEWLGRASEAIASAQVAIPRTHAGAAANLAAAKEARNDPDASSVAQEAAATLIADKEANRQEAAAQMRKLAESYAFSSSQIKGLEKPVFPPPPEAIAPPAEKGVDSEQRYVDVGSSGGGAGSGSSFAAGTGHVAEPGASVSGVTGGIGELRRTGPSPTLAPPVDMAIDNVATLPDTPTAPSPTPTPGLPTGGKADNTLPPVVGGAPPIVSNSQGPLLPTSGGKAQNAVRPPMPSSGPVNAVNGPNGRTSGPGIVGGRPVPQATGRPMGGLPRGTVIGNEGTHAGRAPMGHGSGVGGAGGGQSGIVGGRRLAGETGGVVGGRPQQAGRANARPFTPGGTGLVRSGASGDGTRGTGPVGRGGAAGPQRPGDSRRDEGSERPDYLTEDEETWQQGGRRIVPPVID from the coding sequence AGCAGATGCTGGCCTGGCTGGACCAGGCGAACAGCGGCGCTGTTCAGGGGGCGGCCGACCGACTGCTGAGCGCGGCTAAGAAGATCCGCGAGATCGGGGAAGACCTGAAGGTCCGCCCGCAGATGGTGGAGTGGAAGGGCGAGGGCGCCGACGCCTTCCGCACGTGGAGCGCGGACCTGGCCAACTCGACGCTGCGCCTGGGCAAGTACAGCGAGGGCGCGTCGGAGTGGCTGGGCAGGGCCTCGGAGGCGATCGCCTCGGCACAGGTGGCGATCCCTCGCACCCACGCCGGCGCGGCGGCGAACCTGGCAGCGGCCAAGGAAGCGCGCAACGACCCGGACGCGTCGTCGGTCGCGCAGGAGGCCGCGGCGACCCTGATCGCGGACAAGGAGGCGAACCGCCAGGAAGCGGCCGCGCAGATGCGGAAGCTGGCGGAGTCGTACGCGTTCTCGTCATCGCAGATAAAGGGCCTCGAGAAGCCGGTGTTTCCGCCGCCGCCGGAGGCCATTGCTCCGCCTGCGGAGAAGGGGGTCGACAGCGAGCAACGTTACGTCGACGTCGGTTCGTCGGGAGGCGGTGCCGGTAGCGGGTCCTCATTCGCCGCGGGGACTGGACATGTTGCGGAGCCGGGCGCGAGCGTTTCTGGAGTGACCGGTGGTATAGGCGAACTGAGGCGAACAGGGCCGTCGCCGACGCTGGCGCCGCCCGTCGATATGGCTATCGACAACGTGGCGACGCTTCCGGATACCCCGACAGCGCCGTCTCCAACGCCGACTCCTGGCTTGCCGACGGGAGGAAAGGCCGACAACACTCTTCCTCCCGTAGTGGGAGGCGCTCCGCCCATTGTGAGCAACAGCCAGGGCCCGCTGTTGCCGACTAGTGGTGGCAAGGCACAAAACGCAGTGCGCCCACCTATGCCCAGTTCGGGTCCTGTGAACGCCGTGAATGGGCCCAACGGAAGAACCTCGGGCCCCGGAATTGTCGGTGGTCGCCCTGTTCCTCAGGCTACAGGTCGACCGATGGGCGGGCTTCCTCGTGGGACTGTGATCGGCAACGAGGGAACGCACGCCGGCCGTGCGCCGATGGGGCATGGCTCAGGTGTGGGCGGCGCTGGTGGCGGGCAGAGTGGCATCGTCGGCGGCCGCCGTCTCGCTGGTGAGACCGGCGGAGTGGTGGGTGGCCGCCCACAGCAGGCGGGTCGTGCCAACGCGCGCCCATTCACGCCCGGGGGTACGGGACTGGTACGTAGTGGTGCGTCCGGTGACGGGACTCGTGGCACTGGCCCAGTCGGGCGCGGAGGCGCCGCTGGTCCTCAGCGTCCGGGTGATTCACGTAGAGATGAAGGCAGCGAGCGGCCTGACTATCTCACTGAGGATGAAGAGACCTGGCAGCAGGGCGGCCGGCGGATAGTTCCCCCTGTCATCGACTGA